In Wenyingzhuangia fucanilytica, the following are encoded in one genomic region:
- the tpx gene encoding thiol peroxidase, with amino-acid sequence MANITLKSNPITTIGNLPVIGTKAPNFTLRNTDLSEVSLSDFEGENLILNIFPSIDTGTCATSVRTFNKKASELANTKVLCISKDLPFAHARFCGAEGIENVLSLSDISGNFGKDYEVTFADGPLEGLLSRSIVVINTQGEITYTEQVSETTSEPNYEAALAAL; translated from the coding sequence ATGGCAAATATCACATTAAAGAGCAACCCTATTACAACTATTGGTAATTTACCAGTTATTGGAACCAAAGCCCCTAATTTTACATTAAGAAACACTGATTTATCTGAAGTAAGTTTATCAGACTTTGAAGGTGAAAATTTAATCTTAAATATTTTTCCTAGTATTGATACAGGAACTTGTGCTACTTCTGTAAGAACATTTAACAAAAAAGCTTCTGAATTAGCAAATACAAAAGTTTTATGTATTTCTAAAGATTTACCTTTTGCTCATGCACGTTTTTGTGGTGCCGAAGGAATTGAAAATGTTTTAAGTTTATCTGATATTTCTGGAAACTTTGGAAAAGATTATGAAGTAACCTTTGCAGATGGGCCTTTAGAAGGTTTATTGTCTAGATCTATTGTAGTAATCAATACTCAAGGAGAAATCACCTATACTGAACAAGTAAGCGAAACGACTAGCGAACCTAATTACGAAGCTGCTTTAGCTGCCTTATAA
- a CDS encoding isoamylase early set domain-containing protein, which translates to MAITKKFLKSKPVCKVTFSISAPEATEVVLVGDFNEWDSTTTPLKKLKNGTFKVVVDLETEKSYEYKYILDGEYVNDDEPEALIFNEYANAENSLVAL; encoded by the coding sequence ATGGCTATTACTAAGAAATTTTTAAAGAGTAAACCAGTATGTAAAGTAACATTTTCAATTTCTGCTCCTGAAGCTACAGAAGTTGTATTAGTAGGTGACTTTAACGAATGGGACTCAACTACAACACCATTAAAAAAACTAAAAAACGGAACTTTTAAAGTTGTTGTTGATTTAGAAACAGAAAAATCATACGAGTACAAGTATATTTTAGATGGTGAATATGTAAATGATGATGAGCCTGAAGCATTGATTTTTAACGAATATGCAAATGCAGAAAACTCTTTAGTTGCATTATAA
- the murQ gene encoding N-acetylmuramic acid 6-phosphate etherase, which yields MAIHKTTEQDSLYSNLENMSTTELVQYINQEDQKVALAIKKCLPNIEKLIDAVTEKLKSGGRLFYMGAGTSGRLGILDASECPPTFGVPHELVVGIIAGGDTAIRKAVENAEDDDMQGWIDLLNHHINEKDVVIGIAASGTTPYVVSALESCQKNNIITGCITMNTNTPLEKVSNFPVVVTVGPEFVTGSSRMKAGTAQKMVLNMISTATMVLLGKVKGNKMVDMQLSNDKLVDRGTQMLVDELQISYSKAKELLLTHGSVRNVINNINNEQ from the coding sequence ATGGCAATTCATAAAACCACCGAACAAGATTCACTATATAGCAATTTGGAGAACATGTCAACAACCGAATTGGTTCAATACATCAATCAAGAAGATCAAAAAGTAGCATTGGCTATAAAAAAATGCTTACCAAATATTGAAAAACTTATTGATGCTGTTACCGAAAAATTAAAAAGCGGAGGAAGATTATTTTACATGGGAGCAGGTACTAGTGGCCGTTTGGGAATTTTAGATGCCTCTGAATGTCCTCCTACTTTTGGAGTTCCGCATGAATTAGTAGTTGGAATTATTGCAGGTGGAGATACCGCTATTAGAAAAGCGGTAGAAAATGCTGAAGATGATGATATGCAAGGTTGGATAGATTTATTAAATCATCATATCAATGAAAAGGATGTGGTTATTGGAATTGCCGCTTCTGGAACTACTCCATATGTTGTAAGTGCATTAGAGTCTTGTCAAAAAAACAATATCATTACCGGATGTATTACCATGAATACCAATACACCATTAGAAAAAGTATCTAATTTTCCTGTTGTAGTAACCGTAGGTCCTGAATTTGTAACAGGAAGTTCTAGAATGAAGGCTGGTACTGCTCAAAAAATGGTTTTAAACATGATTAGTACAGCTACCATGGTTCTTTTAGGAAAAGTAAAAGGTAATAAAATGGTAGACATGCAATTGTCTAATGACAAATTGGTAGACAGAGGAACTCAAATGCTTGTTGATGAACTACAAATATCATATTCAAAAGCAAAGGAATTACTTTTAACCCATGGTAGTGTAAGAAATGTAATTAACAACATAAACAATGAACAATAA
- a CDS encoding DinB family protein has translation MIYTIVENLQKGRSLLVDISQEQYCDKSIPPYYSSIGGHMRHILDMFHCVFSGYQNGRVDLTKRERNINVETFPSYATAYLDSIVQHLLNLEESDLSRTIQVVDDLGNGCCTVDSTLGAILAQAQSHTIHHYATIGYMLHHLGVTLKDDSFGLNPTTPKVLKY, from the coding sequence ATGATATACACAATAGTTGAAAATTTACAGAAAGGAAGAAGTTTGTTAGTGGATATTTCCCAAGAACAGTATTGTGATAAATCTATTCCGCCATACTACTCAAGTATAGGTGGGCATATGAGACATATTTTAGATATGTTTCATTGTGTTTTTTCAGGTTATCAAAATGGAAGGGTAGATTTAACTAAAAGAGAAAGAAATATTAATGTTGAGACTTTTCCTAGTTATGCAACAGCATATTTAGATTCAATAGTTCAACACTTATTAAATTTGGAGGAATCAGATTTGAGTAGAACTATACAAGTTGTAGATGATTTAGGTAATGGATGCTGTACTGTTGACTCTACTTTAGGAGCAATTTTAGCTCAAGCACAAAGCCATACCATTCATCATTATGCAACAATTGGGTATATGTTACATCATTTAGGAGTTACTTTAAAAGATGATAGTTTTGGATTAAATCCTACAACTCCAAAGGTGTTAAAGTACTAA
- a CDS encoding DUF6095 family protein has translation MNNKKSHLQRGINIMAAVLPLLILSPVLVNIGFKALQKDGIYGFLIVGILLAIATIILFVLGIRALLSHLFKD, from the coding sequence ATGAACAATAAAAAAAGTCATTTACAAAGGGGAATTAATATCATGGCAGCTGTATTGCCTTTATTAATCTTAAGCCCTGTACTTGTTAACATAGGGTTTAAAGCACTACAAAAAGATGGTATTTATGGCTTTTTAATTGTAGGAATTTTACTAGCCATAGCAACCATTATATTATTTGTGTTAGGAATAAGAGCTTTATTAAGCCACTTGTTTAAAGATTAG
- a CDS encoding DUF4249 family protein, with translation MKTYIYLLLLALLTISCTEEIIIDELNNVDPKLVIEANIDIDKNANSRLQTIKLTQTTSYYNQSYPQVLGASISITDEDGNSMGTFLDINPGVDEFEDGIYTSDNFDRPEIGKTYYLTVIVDGETYTAHDTFTSISKINFIDQKTVTFPDETIQLNINVENEKDVDNYYLNKIETPYRIIPEYSALDDQEYDDSGEDNHFDIAYIDDELEANMNIDITLYGISKGYKNYLDKVLSLAQGSNGPFSTAPASVRGNILNTTNKDNYALGYFSVNQYIKESYIVK, from the coding sequence ATGAAAACATATATATACCTATTATTACTAGCCTTACTAACAATTTCTTGTACAGAAGAAATTATAATAGATGAGCTAAACAATGTAGATCCAAAATTGGTTATTGAAGCTAATATAGACATTGACAAAAATGCTAACTCAAGACTACAAACCATAAAACTAACCCAAACAACTAGCTATTACAACCAAAGCTATCCTCAAGTTTTAGGGGCTAGTATTTCTATTACCGATGAAGATGGAAATTCTATGGGTACTTTTTTAGATATTAATCCTGGAGTTGATGAGTTTGAAGATGGAATATACACTTCTGATAATTTTGACAGACCAGAAATTGGAAAAACCTATTACCTTACTGTAATTGTGGATGGGGAGACATACACAGCACATGATACTTTTACCAGTATTTCAAAAATTAATTTTATAGATCAAAAAACAGTTACTTTCCCAGATGAAACAATTCAATTAAACATCAATGTTGAAAATGAAAAAGATGTAGATAATTACTACTTAAATAAAATTGAAACCCCTTATAGAATTATTCCTGAATACAGTGCTTTAGACGATCAAGAATACGATGATAGCGGTGAAGACAATCATTTTGATATTGCATATATTGATGACGAACTAGAAGCTAATATGAACATTGATATTACTCTATATGGGATTAGTAAAGGGTATAAAAACTATCTTGATAAAGTTTTAAGTTTAGCACAAGGATCAAACGGACCTTTTTCTACTGCACCAGCTTCGGTTAGAGGAAATATTTTAAACACTACCAACAAAGACAATTATGCCTTGGGATATTTTTCTGTCAATCAATACATCAAAGAAAGTTATATTGTAAAATAA